Proteins encoded by one window of Culicoides brevitarsis isolate CSIRO-B50_1 chromosome 2, AGI_CSIRO_Cbre_v1, whole genome shotgun sequence:
- the LOC134830316 gene encoding serine/threonine-protein phosphatase Pgam5, mitochondrial isoform X2, with translation MSFAWTKAQKLATIATGVFSGFATYYIVDQRQIRAHASWTTNWKPSDCGKWDDNWDHRDPKSLVKPLKENADAEAQKHYEEKLAKLKPKAVRHIIMIRHGQYYLNGKTDAERVLSPMGKEQATFTGARLNSLTIPWDSMIMSTMTRAQQTGELIAKELGQNIPIEHCSLIEEGAPIPPEPAVGHWRPEPQFFQDGARIEAAFRKYFHRAEPEQQVDSYTLMVCHANVIRYFVCRALQFPPEAWLRLSLNHASITWVSITATGRVILRTFGDSGHIPPAFVSSSNVNK, from the exons ATGAGTTTTGCCTGGACAAAAGCGCAAAAACTCGCGACAATCGCAACCGGTGTGTTTTCGGGCTTTGCCACCTACTACATCGTCGATCAACGACAAATTCGTGCCCATGCTTCGTGGACGACAAATTGGAAGCCCTCGGATTGCGGCAAATGGGACGACAACTGGGACCATCGCGATCCCAAAAGTCTCGTAAAACCGCTGAAGGAGAATGCCGACGCCGAGGCCCAAAAGCATTACGAGGAAAAATTGGCAAAACTGAAACCGAAAGCTGTTCGTCACATCATCATGATTCGACACGGGCAGTATTACTTGAATGGCAAAACGGATGCCGAACGGGTTTTGTCCCCAATGGGGAAGGAACAGGCGACTTTTACGGGCGCCCGTTTGAACAGCTTGACAATTCCGTGGGATTCGATGATTATGAGTACAATGACGAGGGCACAGCAGACCGGGGAGTTGATTGCGAAGGAGTTGGGACAAAATATCCCGATCGAGCATTGTTCCTTGATTGAAGAAGGGGCACCGATTCCGCCTGAACCTGCTGTTGGGCATTGGAGACCCGAACCTcag TTTTTCCAAGATGGCGCCCGTATCGAAGCCGCCTTCAGGAAATATTTCCATCGAGCAGAGCCCGAACAGCAAGTCGATAGTTACACTTTGATGGTGTGCCATGCAAATGTCATCCGGTATTTCGTGTGTCGCGCTTTGCAATTTCCGCCCGAAGCTTGGCTCAGATTATCTTTAAATCACGCCTCCATTACTTGGGTCTCCATCACAGCGACAGGTCGCGTAATTTTACGAACGTTTGGCGACTCGGGACACATTCCGCCTGCCTTTGTCTCATCCagcaatgtaaataaataa
- the LOC134830316 gene encoding serine/threonine-protein phosphatase Pgam5, mitochondrial isoform X1 — protein MSFAWTKAQKLATIATGVFSGFATYYIVDQRQIRAHASWTTNWKPSDCGKWDDNWDHRDPKSLVKPLKENADAEAQKHYEEKLAKLKPKAVRHIIMIRHGQYYLNGKTDAERVLSPMGKEQATFTGARLNSLTIPWDSMIMSTMTRAQQTGELIAKELGQNIPIEHCSLIEEGAPIPPEPAVGHWRPEPQQFFQDGARIEAAFRKYFHRAEPEQQVDSYTLMVCHANVIRYFVCRALQFPPEAWLRLSLNHASITWVSITATGRVILRTFGDSGHIPPAFVSSSNVNK, from the exons ATGAGTTTTGCCTGGACAAAAGCGCAAAAACTCGCGACAATCGCAACCGGTGTGTTTTCGGGCTTTGCCACCTACTACATCGTCGATCAACGACAAATTCGTGCCCATGCTTCGTGGACGACAAATTGGAAGCCCTCGGATTGCGGCAAATGGGACGACAACTGGGACCATCGCGATCCCAAAAGTCTCGTAAAACCGCTGAAGGAGAATGCCGACGCCGAGGCCCAAAAGCATTACGAGGAAAAATTGGCAAAACTGAAACCGAAAGCTGTTCGTCACATCATCATGATTCGACACGGGCAGTATTACTTGAATGGCAAAACGGATGCCGAACGGGTTTTGTCCCCAATGGGGAAGGAACAGGCGACTTTTACGGGCGCCCGTTTGAACAGCTTGACAATTCCGTGGGATTCGATGATTATGAGTACAATGACGAGGGCACAGCAGACCGGGGAGTTGATTGCGAAGGAGTTGGGACAAAATATCCCGATCGAGCATTGTTCCTTGATTGAAGAAGGGGCACCGATTCCGCCTGAACCTGCTGTTGGGCATTGGAGACCCGAACCTcag CAGTTTTTCCAAGATGGCGCCCGTATCGAAGCCGCCTTCAGGAAATATTTCCATCGAGCAGAGCCCGAACAGCAAGTCGATAGTTACACTTTGATGGTGTGCCATGCAAATGTCATCCGGTATTTCGTGTGTCGCGCTTTGCAATTTCCGCCCGAAGCTTGGCTCAGATTATCTTTAAATCACGCCTCCATTACTTGGGTCTCCATCACAGCGACAGGTCGCGTAATTTTACGAACGTTTGGCGACTCGGGACACATTCCGCCTGCCTTTGTCTCATCCagcaatgtaaataaataa